A part of Methanomassiliicoccales archaeon genomic DNA contains:
- the cysK gene encoding cysteine synthase A — protein sequence MKRSSLDVKETILDAIGNTPMVKINKLNPNKEATIYAKVEGFNPTGSIKDRIALSMIQQAEEEGKLKKGKTIIEPTSGNTGVALAMIGAIKGYDVEIVMSDSVSVERRQMIKAFGGKVTLSEGRYGTDGAIRLARELVRKNPDKYFMPDQFSNEYNKMAHYKTTGDEIWRQTGGRIDYFVSALGTSGTIMGVGKALKEHDPNIKIVSAHPVKGHYIQGLKNMEEAIVPAIYDPDQIDVTIMVETEAAYEMARQIVKKEGIFVGMSSGAAMYAAVEIAKKIDKGVIVTIFPDRGEKYLSTNLFSV from the coding sequence ATGAAAAGGTCATCACTAGATGTCAAGGAGACAATATTGGATGCCATCGGCAACACGCCCATGGTCAAGATCAACAAGCTCAATCCTAACAAAGAGGCGACCATTTATGCCAAGGTCGAAGGGTTCAATCCCACTGGGAGCATAAAGGACCGGATAGCCCTGAGCATGATCCAGCAGGCCGAGGAAGAGGGTAAACTGAAGAAAGGTAAGACCATAATCGAGCCGACCTCTGGGAACACTGGAGTGGCCCTCGCGATGATCGGGGCCATCAAAGGCTACGACGTGGAGATCGTCATGAGCGACAGCGTGTCGGTGGAGAGACGCCAGATGATCAAGGCCTTTGGTGGGAAGGTCACATTGAGCGAGGGCAGATATGGCACCGACGGGGCGATAAGGCTCGCCAGGGAGCTGGTCAGGAAGAACCCTGACAAATATTTCATGCCCGACCAGTTCTCAAATGAATACAACAAGATGGCCCATTACAAGACCACTGGGGATGAGATATGGAGGCAGACCGGCGGACGGATCGATTACTTCGTCTCTGCGCTCGGAACGTCTGGGACCATAATGGGGGTAGGGAAGGCCCTGAAGGAGCATGACCCCAACATCAAGATAGTGAGCGCCCACCCAGTTAAAGGGCACTATATCCAAGGGCTGAAGAACATGGAGGAGGCCATCGTCCCGGCCATTTATGATCCCGACCAGATAGATGTCACGATCATGGTCGAGACAGAGGCCGCCTATGAGATGGCCCGTCAGATCGTCAAGAAGGAGGGAATATTTGTTGGAATGAGCAGCGGTGCCGCGATGTACGCCGCCGTCGAGATAGCTAAAAAGATCGACAAAGGAGTCATAGTGACCATATTCCCCGACAGAGGAGAGAAGTATCTGAGCACGAACCTGTTCTCAGTGTGA